The following is a genomic window from Mauremys mutica isolate MM-2020 ecotype Southern chromosome 4, ASM2049712v1, whole genome shotgun sequence.
CCTGCAACTGGGGGGGTTCCACCTATGCCATGAGCCAGGACTTGTTTGAGGCTCCACTGCAGTCCAGGCAGTCAAGCAGAGATAAGCCCATTGCAGGGGTAGGAAGCTCAGATAAGTGTGCAAATTTATTCCCCATTACAAGGATGTACTGACAGTACTCCCCCTACTTAACAGGGCACAGCTATCAACTTTTCATGACTTTACGCAGACTAGAAGAGGTAGCGGTACAGCAGAGACAGGTAGAGTTATCTGCTTTATATTCCCCTGTAGAGGTAGGCATGGGGGACCATGCGGAGCAGTTTGTTTACatacacagggatgtcccttgaatcttCCTGAGAGATCTTAATATAACTTTCACGCAGgaactctgcaatcctctcctgaaggCTTCTAGAGacggctgccttatttcttcctccgtTGTGAGACACTTTCCCACACCCATTGGTGATAACTTTGGCAGGCACCATTGCAATACACAGGCTAGCAGTGTACAGACCCAGCTGGCTTTGGAACTCCAACAGCAACTGTGTTCTCTGTGCCTTTATTACCCTCAGGAGTCAgagatcagctaaaatcaccaccacctgtgGAGAAAGGTGCTAGCATTCATTGCCACTGCCCTAGATTCCCACATCTACTTACATGCAACCGAGCAATTCCTtcctcatttccctcaccccAGCAGGCCACACTCACCACGGCTGGTCCTGTGAGCACTCTGAAAcagaagtgtcaataagcatgtcttgcttaaaactttaggggagccagggaaggaagttCTGAACCTGAACTTTCACTTTCCATTGTGACCATATGGACAATGGCACCCCTGTGGGTTTTATCGGCAGCTGTTGCGGCCTTGAGGAGTCagcaaaagtttgtagtgtagacatggcctaagaagCCTGCAGTTTACATTCACTCCCAACTACCATCTCCCCTTCTTGGCTCCCTGCAGTTGCAGCATGTGAAACAGTGGTCCCCAAGCGTACTATGTGATCATAAGTTCATTTCACCTTCAATTTCACATGATCAAAATTGACAAGCCCTCCATCCCTTCTGCACATGGTGCTTCAACACAATGagaagcatttttaaaaagtaaaccaaAGAGGGGGTTAAATAAAACCCATCCTTTATAGTTTTAGAAAATGAATAATCCCAACCTGTACCGGAGAAAATAAAGATATTTCAGTAGTTCTGGGGGCTCATCTCAGTAGCAAGCTTGTGGCTGGCTGAATTCATCCACGTTCACAATGGTGAGTGTGTTCAAGGGCCCCAAAGAGCTATCTCTTGCAGATCTCTTCTAGCAACGCAAGCACACACACGTTATTGGTCAAATTCCCACGTTGGAAGAAATTATCATGCTTTTGGCAACACAGCATGGACAGGACTGTTACTGTCTTTTTTCAGGTAGTCTGCTGTGGGCATCAAAACGGAGACAGTTTTTATCTCTAGCAGCCCAAGGGAGGGTGTGAGTATGGCAGAACTGAACTGCACTGCACTGTGGGAaacagaggggtgggaggagaggcatTAGAATACTAGCCCCGGCGAAGAAACTAGCAATATTCTTCCCAACTCTaatgaggtcaggatttcatTCTGCTCCTTAGCACTCCTCACCCATCGATCGCAAAGCACATTAAAAAGGAGGACTAGTGTCAGAGTCTTCatgttacagatgaggaaacagagatacacagaggtgaagtgacttgcccagggtcacaaagAATTAGAAATCAGGGTCCTAGATTCCCATTCCCGTACCTGCTCTACCTCActcagctcccccctcacacTCCAACTCCACTGGTGTTTCAAGGCCAAAACAACGTCAGCTCTGGCATCATCTTTAAAATAAGTAAGCCTTTAGCAGCAGGCTCACTGCTGCAGACTTCCTGTTCTGCTACCTTCTAGCATCAGAGCAGCCACAGATGCTGTTGCCTGCAGCATGGCAGAGAAACAGAAAGCCCAGAGTGTGAAGGGCCAATTTTTCACCTTAGCAGCAAATGAGTTTTGCCCCTCGCAAGAAGTGAAATTTTCAATGGCAacagcccccttccccttcccagcaACCTTTTTGTGGGATAGAGGTGAGAAGGAGCGATTCTGTAACATCAGGAACTAGACCATCAGCGGTTGTAAACCGGTGCAGCTCCACTGGTCAATGGACctttgccaatttacaccagctgaggatctgaccccatgGCTGTAATCCACCTCAGGGCTCTTGGAAATACATCAGATTTTTAGCTCATCAGAGGCCTCTTGCTGATGGGAGGAAGGAGACGCACACTATTATGTGCTCTTGGTACTGCCACTCTCATTCTGAGCAAGCACGTGTGTAAAATTACATCCCTGTTTTCATAACCTTGGCCAGGAAGTTCTctctttgtgggggaggggattcttTTCCTTTGCACTATTTTTTCTATTATGGCAGTACCTAGGAAGatcaaggatcagggccccatgtaAACTAGACTCTGTGCAGATGAGTCACAAAGAAAGCCCCTGCTATCAGAGCTTCTCTGCTACACAGAAGCACAACTCAATTGCTGAATAGTACTGCAAGTCAAGTTTACTTTAAAAAGAGACTCACACTAAAACTCCATGCAAATGGCACTCCCCTCCAGTCAAGCCCAGTGGACAGTCACATGAAAATATGTGAAGACAAACTTGGCttttacaggtttcagagcggtagccgtgttagtctgtatcagcaaaaagaacaggagtacttgtggcaccttagagactatacccacgaaagcttatgctcaaataaatttgttagtctcgaaggtgccacaaggactcctcgttcttttggCTGTCACAGTGCATGAGTCACGGTTAGGAAGGTGACTACTTTTTGCCATCTGCTGGTAGAACAGCAGCATAGCAGAGATTCACTTCCTttctctcctcccagccccgcccccaccccctcatttcCTTCCCCTGGGACTGGCCCTCGTTCACAGGAGCCAAGAGAGCAGAGTGTATGTTTTGGTTCAATAGCCAAATTGGACACTGGGGGTAACATACCCTTCCGAGGCCTAACAATAATTGGAGCCCTCCTCAAATAGCTGCTGCAACTCACACCACTTAGGTAGGCCCTGCGTTAGAAAACAGCCAGCCTTGCAGGGATGTTGACAAGCAACAACCTGAATTTGGAGCACACGTCCCTTTGACTTTCATGCTTAATTTTACATGCAGTTTGATAATGGAGAAGCTGCTGGTCTTGTCCTAGGAAACTGTGGCCTCTCTGCAAGCCAGTTTCCTTGCAGACTTATTTCTCTGCCCCGATGTTGTTACTAAGGCCATTTGTCAGGAAATGACAGTAGCTATTCCTGATGCTATTTTCTGTTCCAGCTGCTTATTCCACCCACATAGCCCAATCCCACTTCTAATGATGTCCGTGGGCGTATTGACATTATCTTCCATGGGAGCAGGATCTAAAGTAGTTATCTGGCCCATTACCAGCATATTTATcttcaacacccctgtgaggaggAATGTACTATTATCCCcctcttacagataaggaactgagACACCGTGAAACTAAGTAATCTAAAGTCTTGACAAGAAGTCTGGTGAGGGCAGGGAAACAAACCCAGGTCTTTCAAGTTAAGGCTAGCACTGCATCCAGGAGATCACCCTTCCTCATGGGATCAGATCCATTCACTCGTCTTCCCCTGTGGCTCTGTCTACATTGACATCTTTCCATCAAGTTTCCTCATTGCCGCAGCTCCAGCAATGGTAGTGATGATGAGAAGTGAgatgcagctcacgaaagctcatgctaaaataaatttgttagtctttaaggtgccacaagtactcctgttcttttgcggatacagactaacacggctgctactctgaaacctagtttAGACAGACCATCAGCATTTTACTCCACGCTCAGAATGGGCCTAGTGAATGTGGAGTTTATGACGCTTATAGCTATCGGCATCCTACCCACTTTAGTGGCTACCAGCCGTGGAGAAGAACTGATGGCAACGCAACTGGGAAAAGTGACAAAAAATGGTACTGTAGGTAAGGTCTACATGACAGAAGTGGCTACTACGGAGGAGTGTAATATTGCCAGCAAAGAGAGACAGacttggtctacactgaaaagttatatctgcatagctacatcagtcagggatgtgaaaaaaacataTCTCCGACCGACGGCACATAGCTGTGTCTACATTGGGGGTTCTGTCAGCAATGTTGACAGAAGCCTTTCTGTCAATACAGCTAACTTCATTTTggagaggtggtgttcctacattggcagaaaaactccttctgtcgCTGGAGGCTGCGTCTATACAAGGGGGCTATACTGGCATAGCTAAGTCAACATAGCaatgactagggccctaccaaattcatggctgtgaaaaatgtctcatggcccgtgaaatctggtcttttgtgtacttttaccctataccagacagatttcacgggggagactagcatttctcaaactgggggtcccaacctAAAAAGAGAGTCATgagaggggtcacaaggttattgtaagggggGTTGTggttttgccacccttacttctgcactgccttcagagctgggtggctagaGAGTGGCGGTTGCTGGCCAGATGCCCAGCTTTGACGACAGCACCCcactagcagcagtgcagaagggtgTTAATACCATGCCatgacacccttacttctgcacctgctgccttcagaggtgggtggccagagagtggcatctgctggctgagggcccagctctgcaggcagcagcccagaagtaaggATGAGAATACCGTACCACaccatgccatccttccttccttctgcactgctgctagtggtggctctggctgcagagctggactactggccagcagctgccactttccagctgcccaactctgaaggcagcgccaccaccaccagcagcagtgcagaaataaaggTGGCAATCCCATCATTTCCCtacaataactttgtgaccccccaAAAAATCCCTTTTGGATTGggacccccacagttacaacactgtgaaatttcagatttaaatagctgaaatcatgaaattgacTATTCTTAAAAttctatgaccgtgaaattgaccaaaatggaccgtgaatttgataGAACCCTAGCAATGATGGTATAACCTCTGTAGTGTAGGCACACCCACAACTTCCTGGGAGGAAtatctgctcctgctgcttcaATTCCTCTGCAAGAGGCTGTTTTTCAGAGATTCTTCCTTAGGaatgaaaaagaaagagagaacggTAGCATTTCTAAATAGGTGGTTTCCTGCATCGGGCTACAGCAGCCCTTTAGCAAAGCAGGTTAACGGCATTGCTTCTGTTCTTCCTATCACCAGCTAGGCAAGCCACATTTCCCAAAGTTAAAGCAATCTTTATTACTGTCTCAAGGACTCTACTGCAAGCTCTTCAACTAAACAACATTCTTGCTGCACGCAAAACTACACAGTTCAGCAACAAATTGCCCACAAGCCCTACAAATAGGTGCTTGGCACTAGgagtgatgcccagaactggtggGTTACTCAATTCACTTCCACAGCACAGGTCCTACACCCACTGCAATATACAAGAGTCCTAAGCTTGCTCCACACTGTTCCCAGAGTCCAAGGGTGCCTTGTATGTTGGCCAAGCTGAAAGAAATATCAGAGTCCACATAGGCAAGACGGATATGGACTTTTATTTAAGAGTTTTGTTACCGCTTTACACCTTCAAATGTTGGCCTGAAAGGTTAAGGAAGGTTGAGGTCATAGAACTTGATGGTCCTGTCACTTTGTTGTTTTAATAAAGTAGTGTAGTATTTTTGACACACAGGAGGATCAAACAGGCCTATTCACCCTCAGAACATGGGGCCAGAAGTTCCAGTGAAAGGTGTAGATTAGCCAATGGGTTAGTAGGATAACAAAGCCACTAGGGTACTTCCTTTGTAACTTCGGGTGAGATCAGAGGTCACGGGCCTCTGAGAGATTTCCCTTAGAGCCGGCAGCCCAGAAGTGCAAGGTGGAACGCCAGCAAGCTCTTTGTGTTCTGTACAAATAATCAGAGAGGCTCAAACTGGAAGCCAAGGCAAGGAGGAAACCCAACAAGTGTCAGGAAAATCAAACAGACAGTCAGAGAGTGATGATGTTCAAGTGTGAGAAAGGGCACCAGTTTCTAACTGAAGAAGAGCAATACTTCGCTAGAGACTGAAGGAGGAGAAGATCCATGCAGAAACTTAGTGAAAACGTAAGGAAACTCTGATCCTTCAGAGAGGAGCTTTGCTCCGAGTTAGAGAAGCCACCTGCTGCCAGAGGACACGAAAGCCACCCTGACCAGGAGCAGACACGTGAAACTTCAGGAAGAGATGGAGCTTCCATGGAGCTAGTGAATTGGTACAACAACCCCAGAATGATGAATGTGACCGTGGCTCCAGGAATAGCTCAGCCAAGGCTCCTCCTGTCTGAAGTTTAGACAAGACCTGGGCACACCACAGAGGATCTGCCCAATAATCCAGAGATTTGACTACAGCACTGTTGTCCTGGGCTCTCAGGAATCCATGTTGATATTGCTAGGAGATGGTGGGAGACTAGGCTGACTGgcataccttaaccaatcatccACTGCCATTGCTGTAAcccttgccctccctcccccaccttttttCGTACCTCTGGCATCTTCTCATCTTTTCTATTATTAGACTGTAAGCATTTGGGGCGCAGGGGCTGTATCTTCTACTTGAAAGCACTTTGCACACTACAGGCACTCCATGTGTGTCACATAATAATGAATCCAGCGTGACACCAGAAGACACTAGTTTAATGTCCTTCATAACCAAATCAAGGTCTGTTTATCTATAGTCCCAAAGGGTGCTCTGATGCCAGAATTGCCACCTGTTTTCAGGTGTTAACATGTCCTCTTTACCCAAATCAcaacccttccccccaacccctaacACAGTTGAGAGAATTGGCTATAGACACGGTGCTTTCCATAAGAACCTAGCTATGATACCCAGTAGGGAGAGCGGTCATTAGAAACGCCTGTCCAGAATTGCTGAACAAACCTATGTCTTACCTACCCCTGCTTTACAGAGAGTCAACTCAGGACCTTGCCCACACACACCTTGATGTGCCTTGAGGTTCCCTCCCAGTAATCCTTGTCCAGAGTGACTTGTGAAGTGTTGCATGGATTGAGAGACCTTCCCGCACTCCACTTCTGCTGCACTATGGCCACAGCAGCGACTGCCCAGGATAGCCACCTGCCTTGCACACAGCTTCTAGAACATCCACCAGCATTGTCCTCTTTCCATATGGAACAGCTACAGTCACCACATTAAGGGAGATgaaggctatttttttttttggctgcctcGGGTTCCACTTCAGGGCTAGTACCCCCGAGCAGTTACAGCACTCTGTCCCTCGCCACATTGTCCTTTTAAGTCCATGCTACCTTCCGGGACATGGAATGCTTCAGGCGCTCCATGTCCACATCTCCAGGCTGCAGAGACCTCTCCAGGCCCACCAGCATATCCCGATGGCATTCACGGATGTTCAGCGGGTACCTGGCCCTCACAAACTCATAAGCTGCCATCAGCCTCATGTTATGCTTCACCATCAGGTACTGGATAACACAGGTAGGGGCCAGGGAATAGCCATCCAGACAGTGGATGAGAACCCGCTTTCTTTTCTCCAAAGAGGCTTCAATGCACTCATTGATGTCCCAGAAGCAAGGCTCCCTCAGGGCAGGACATTTCCCATTCAGGGGGCCCTGGATGTCCACCTTGAGGCGGGACCAGCTGTGCCGGAGCCCTCCTCGGCTGCATGTGCATGGAATGACACTCAGGCTGCAGTTGCTGGGCAGGCTGCTCATGTCGATGATGCTGTCGATGTTGTTTCTGCACAGCACCCTCCCGCAGTAGGCCGCGTTGAGGTTCCCCAGGTAGATGCAGTCCATCACCCTGGCAATGACGGGCTCTGAGAAGTTGAAGTATTCCGGTCCTCCTGGCTTTGGGTCGCTGGGTTCCTCAGGCTTCGCACTCCCCCTCTGGCTGTAGTTGTGGGACTTCTTGGAGCTGGAGCAGGACAGAGGGTTGGGATCCAGCTCGGTGCTGCTGTTCCAAGATGGCGGAGAGAACAGGGAGAACCGGCTGGAGGATTTGGCTTTGGTGAGTGGACCCACTGGATTGGACAAGGTAGAACTAGAGGAAGAATTGGATCTAGAGGCACAGAAAAGGGACGCTCGCTCCAGAGACCCTGTGCTGCTGGCAGTTCCACCACTGTGAGCCTGCTCCATCTGCAAGACAAAGAGACTGGTTAGACTGCTGGTACCCTGGTCTCTCAGACCTTCacgggcagctggagcagcagaggGGCCAGAGACGGCAGTAGGCCCAGCCAAGCAGCCAAGATATCAAACTGCCACAGGAGCAGATTATACTGGAGGCCTTAAAAGCCTCAAAAATGTCTATGCCCAGACATCTAACTAGCCAGTTACCCTTGTATCAGACAGAGCACATGCCACAACCACACCCAAATCACTCCTCACCTGAgcctgcagactcctccgccacCCCTGGGACACCAGGCCATCAGAGTGGCCATCCCCATCCGATGAGAGCAAAAAGCAGAGCGTTCGATGTTTCCTAGTGGGCAGCTGGGATGCAGGGGACACATTGTCAGGCTTTCGATTGAGCGCTTCATTCCTATTCATCATCAAGTTTGGACAGGAGCCTGCAAGGATAGAGAAAGCGACCCATGCACAGAAAGTGCTTTCATCACAAAGACCTGCCTTGTAGAGAGACAGGGCTCTGTGCATCTTAATAAGCCTTTCCTCAACATTCCCTTTAATGTTCTGCTGTTGCTGCAGGAATAATGAGATTCATTGAGAGAAGAGCTTGAACCAATTATGGGAAGAGCATTTTAGCTGGAGATTCAGAGGGACTCAGAAGCTACAGTGAAACCTTTCAGTCCATTTGTCAGCGTGCTTGCGGTGTTCCCACTTTTTGGAAGGCGAAACAATGAAATATTGAGCTAGGATCCATTTGTTTCCAGAGCTTTTCATTACAGACTCGATTGCTCCTGACAACCCTTATTTACACAGAGGCTAGTGCTTAGTAGCTTTACTGTGCAGTACCACGTATCTGTAAAACCACTAGCGCGAATCAATCCTCACATCCCTATAAGGCAAGTTTTAAAGGAGAAGAGGAAATGGAGGCCAAGAGGTGAAAGGACTTGTCACGCAAGCCACAGAAAAGCTCAATGAGCCAGAACTTTGTGCCACACTTACTACCCCATCCCACCAAATGCTCAAGCTGACAGATCAGTTTCACTCTCCCCCCCATATAGAGCACATAGATAGCAGGGGGAATGAAGGGAGGATAGGCTACAGGAGGGAGAGAAGAAGCCCCAACCCACCCTACTGCATGTAGCTCTAATTATGCTAATGCACAGCTGGTTAGGGAGTGTGGAACCTGAGTAACAGAACCCTCTGAATGTCAGCCTCCCACCTACCAGATGTTCTAatcagagccaggactagaagccATATGTTTCTAgcacccagccctgtgctcagaaCTTACCACGGTAAGAAGTTGAGATATAATTACATACTCTTCAACTACAGAGTTCAGCAGAAAGCACTCCCAAAAACCTCGCTCCAACAGGTTAACAGTTAGCTTTTCCAATCCAAGACCATGGACTTTAACAAGCACTGACCATGTATTCCCCAAACTGTACTCACACCGAgaggggtgtgtgagtgtgtcagaggcagtctctgccccaaagagcttacaaatgaAAGAGGCAAGCGTCTGAACAGAACATGCAGGATGCACAGATTTAGATCCCAGTAGGCTTAAATGATTAACATTTTAAAGCccgttcctgcctcccacccctgaATCACTGACATAAAGCTTTCTGGGTCATTAAGCCACTAAGAAATAACAGCAGGGCTATTTGTCTGGAACCCTCTATACATCTTTAAGAAGGGAGCAATAGCCTAGCTGCACGCCACATAAAACCCCAAGGCCAGGAACTTCTCTGCTAACCAGTTGCTCCTCAATATTTGTTTTGCTGCTCTCCACATTTCCTCAGGAGCTGTGTAAAAGCCAGGTTTAAAAATAGGCAGCCGCTTGGAACATCTCATACGCCTACACCCAcctgtgcagtgctgggagagagccaCCGAGGAGGAGAGCTGCAAGGAGCTGGGCATCTTCAAGGTTTTCTGAAGGTGCTTTACAATCAAGCCTGGAAAATTGAGAGGGACATGCATATTAGCAAGGGCATAGCGAGTGACCTGAT
Proteins encoded in this region:
- the LOC123369510 gene encoding uncharacterized protein LOC123369510, whose protein sequence is MESVEKWHKDFIAFKLLDKKCNSKRNGVTGLIVKHLQKTLKMPSSLQLSSSVALSQHCTGSCPNLMMNRNEALNRKPDNVSPASQLPTRKHRTLCFLLSSDGDGHSDGLVSQGWRRSLQAQMEQAHSGGTASSTGSLERASLFCASRSNSSSSSTLSNPVGPLTKAKSSSRFSLFSPPSWNSSTELDPNPLSCSSSKKSHNYSQRGSAKPEEPSDPKPGGPEYFNFSEPVIARVMDCIYLGNLNAAYCGRVLCRNNIDSIIDMSSLPSNCSLSVIPCTCSRGGLRHSWSRLKVDIQGPLNGKCPALREPCFWDINECIEASLEKRKRVLIHCLDGYSLAPTCVIQYLMVKHNMRLMAAYEFVRARYPLNIRECHRDMLVGLERSLQPGDVDMERLKHSMSRKVAWT